One genomic segment of Coffea arabica cultivar ET-39 chromosome 6e, Coffea Arabica ET-39 HiFi, whole genome shotgun sequence includes these proteins:
- the LOC113695296 gene encoding 70 kDa peptidyl-prolyl isomerase isoform X1, whose product MEAEIWCLPEVKIGNHGLRKRVLHKGNSWKTPFPGDEVEVRYTLRLKDGEFFDSSHDKGTPFKFRLGQGEVIRGWDEGIATMKKGERAIFTVPPEMAYGEIGSPPTVPPYATLIFDIEMVSWYSIRDITGDGGILKKIMREGEGWATPKDADEVLVKYVASTEDGIIVSKSDEELEFSLTDGYLCPAMSKAVKTMRKGEKAELSVKFSYCSRYPGDAHCNNDITATNSKLTIDLELLSWKNVIDVMGDKKILKKVIKMGDGFDRPSEGSLAKVIYIGRKDDGTIFECKGTPEEPFEYICLEEQINEGLDRAVMTMRKGEQATVKVSSEFLHGTENGKWPPRASVLYEIMLINFAKEKSFWKMDTQEKLEACQSKKSDGNALFKAGRFELASKKYEKASKYIEFDHSFNDDEKSLASSLLSSCSLNNAACKLKLGKYFEASRLCTKVLEVDPCCVKALFRRSQSYLRTSDLEKAEADIKRALAIDPNNREVRLVYQELKDKKRQYFRQEAEIFTNILSSMG is encoded by the exons ATGGAAGCTGAAATTTGGTGTTTGCCGGAGGTAAAGATAGGAAATCATGGCTTGCGAAAGAGGGTTCTGCATAAAGGGAACTCATggaaaactccatttccaggAGATGAAGTTGAAG TTCGCTACACTCTGCGGCTGAAAGATGGTGAATTCTTCGATTCAAGTCATGACAAAGGAACTCCCTTTAAATTCAGATTAGGCCAAG GTGAAGTGATTAGAGGTTGGGATGAGGGGATTGCCACAATGAAGAAGGGTGAAAGAGCAATATTTACAGTACCACCAGAAATGGCTTATGGGGAAATTGGTTCCCCACCAACTGTTCCTCCATATGCTACACTGATTTTCGACATAGAGATGGTCTCCTGGTACTCAATCAGGGACATCACTGGAGATGGAGGAATTTTAAAGAAGATAATGAGGGAAGGTGAGGGGTGGGCTACTCCAAAAGATGCTGATGAAGTTCTAG TGAAGTATGTTGCAAGCACTGAAGATGGGATAATCGTTTCAAAATCAGATGAAGAATTAGAGTTTTCTCTAACAGATG GTTATCTATGTCCTGCCATGAGCAAAGCAGTGAAGACCATGAGAAAGGGTGAGAAAGCTGAGCTATCAGTGAAGTTCTCTT ACTGCTCCAGGTATCCAGGGGATGCTCATTGCAACAATGATATTACCGCAACCAATTCAAAGTTGACAATTGATCTCGAGCTGCTTTCTTGGAAAAATGTCATTGATGTCATGGGAGATAAGAAGATTCTTAAAAAGGTAATAAAAATGGGAGATGGGTTTGATCGTCCCAGTGAAGGATCACTGGCAAAAG TGATCTACATAGGTAGAAAGGATGATGGCACTATTTTTGAGTGTAAAGGAACTCCTGAAGAACCTTTTGAGTATATATGTTTAGAAG AACAGATAAATGAAGGTTTGGACAGGGCAGTGATGACAATGAGAAAGGGAGAACAAGCAACAGTGAAAGTCAGCTCAGAGTTCTTACATGGAacagaaaatggaaaatggcCTCCCAGAGCATCAGTTCTTTATGAGATCATGCTGATCAACTTTGCTAAG GAGAAATCATTTTGGAAGATGGACACACAAGAAAAGTTGGAAGCTTGTCAAAGTAAGAAGAGTGATGGGAATGCACTATTCAAAGCTGGGAGATTTGAACTTGCCTCGAAGAAGTATGAAA AGGCTTCAAAATACATTGAGTTTGATCACTCTTTCAATGATGATGAGAAGTCTTTAGCAAGTTCTTTACTGTCATCATGCAGTTTAAATAATGCTGCTTGCAAGCTAAAGCTTGGAAAATATTTCGAGGCTTCAAGGCTCTGCACAAAG GTTCTAGAAGTAGATCCATGCTGTGTAAAAGCTCTCTTTAGAAGGTCACAATCATACCTAAGAACATCTGATCTGGAAAAGGCTGAAGCTGATATCAAGCGAGCACTTGCAATAGATCCAAACAACAG AGAAGTGAGGCTCGTTTACCAGGAGCTGAAAGACAAGAAAAGGCAATATTTTCGGCAGGAAGCTGAAATTTTTACCAATATACTGTCAAGTATGGGATAG
- the LOC113695296 gene encoding 70 kDa peptidyl-prolyl isomerase isoform X2: MEAEIWCLPEVKIGNHGLRKRVLHKGNSWKTPFPGDEVEVRYTLRLKDGEFFDSSHDKGTPFKFRLGQGEVIRGWDEGIATMKKGERAIFTVPPEMAYGEIGSPPTVPPYATLIFDIEMVSWYSIRDITGDGGILKKIMREGEGWATPKDADEVLVKYVASTEDGIIVSKSDEELEFSLTDGYLCPAMSKAVKTMRKGEKAELSVKFSYCSRYPGDAHCNNDITATNSKLTIDLELLSWKNVIDVMGDKKILKKVIKMGDGFDRPSEGSLAKGRKDDGTIFECKGTPEEPFEYICLEEQINEGLDRAVMTMRKGEQATVKVSSEFLHGTENGKWPPRASVLYEIMLINFAKEKSFWKMDTQEKLEACQSKKSDGNALFKAGRFELASKKYEKASKYIEFDHSFNDDEKSLASSLLSSCSLNNAACKLKLGKYFEASRLCTKVLEVDPCCVKALFRRSQSYLRTSDLEKAEADIKRALAIDPNNREVRLVYQELKDKKRQYFRQEAEIFTNILSSMG; the protein is encoded by the exons ATGGAAGCTGAAATTTGGTGTTTGCCGGAGGTAAAGATAGGAAATCATGGCTTGCGAAAGAGGGTTCTGCATAAAGGGAACTCATggaaaactccatttccaggAGATGAAGTTGAAG TTCGCTACACTCTGCGGCTGAAAGATGGTGAATTCTTCGATTCAAGTCATGACAAAGGAACTCCCTTTAAATTCAGATTAGGCCAAG GTGAAGTGATTAGAGGTTGGGATGAGGGGATTGCCACAATGAAGAAGGGTGAAAGAGCAATATTTACAGTACCACCAGAAATGGCTTATGGGGAAATTGGTTCCCCACCAACTGTTCCTCCATATGCTACACTGATTTTCGACATAGAGATGGTCTCCTGGTACTCAATCAGGGACATCACTGGAGATGGAGGAATTTTAAAGAAGATAATGAGGGAAGGTGAGGGGTGGGCTACTCCAAAAGATGCTGATGAAGTTCTAG TGAAGTATGTTGCAAGCACTGAAGATGGGATAATCGTTTCAAAATCAGATGAAGAATTAGAGTTTTCTCTAACAGATG GTTATCTATGTCCTGCCATGAGCAAAGCAGTGAAGACCATGAGAAAGGGTGAGAAAGCTGAGCTATCAGTGAAGTTCTCTT ACTGCTCCAGGTATCCAGGGGATGCTCATTGCAACAATGATATTACCGCAACCAATTCAAAGTTGACAATTGATCTCGAGCTGCTTTCTTGGAAAAATGTCATTGATGTCATGGGAGATAAGAAGATTCTTAAAAAGGTAATAAAAATGGGAGATGGGTTTGATCGTCCCAGTGAAGGATCACTGGCAAAAG GTAGAAAGGATGATGGCACTATTTTTGAGTGTAAAGGAACTCCTGAAGAACCTTTTGAGTATATATGTTTAGAAG AACAGATAAATGAAGGTTTGGACAGGGCAGTGATGACAATGAGAAAGGGAGAACAAGCAACAGTGAAAGTCAGCTCAGAGTTCTTACATGGAacagaaaatggaaaatggcCTCCCAGAGCATCAGTTCTTTATGAGATCATGCTGATCAACTTTGCTAAG GAGAAATCATTTTGGAAGATGGACACACAAGAAAAGTTGGAAGCTTGTCAAAGTAAGAAGAGTGATGGGAATGCACTATTCAAAGCTGGGAGATTTGAACTTGCCTCGAAGAAGTATGAAA AGGCTTCAAAATACATTGAGTTTGATCACTCTTTCAATGATGATGAGAAGTCTTTAGCAAGTTCTTTACTGTCATCATGCAGTTTAAATAATGCTGCTTGCAAGCTAAAGCTTGGAAAATATTTCGAGGCTTCAAGGCTCTGCACAAAG GTTCTAGAAGTAGATCCATGCTGTGTAAAAGCTCTCTTTAGAAGGTCACAATCATACCTAAGAACATCTGATCTGGAAAAGGCTGAAGCTGATATCAAGCGAGCACTTGCAATAGATCCAAACAACAG AGAAGTGAGGCTCGTTTACCAGGAGCTGAAAGACAAGAAAAGGCAATATTTTCGGCAGGAAGCTGAAATTTTTACCAATATACTGTCAAGTATGGGATAG
- the LOC113695296 gene encoding 70 kDa peptidyl-prolyl isomerase isoform X3, with the protein MEAEIWCLPEVKIGNHGLRKRVLHKGNSWKTPFPGDEVEVRYTLRLKDGEFFDSSHDKGTPFKFRLGQGEVIRGWDEGIATMKKGERAIFTVPPEMAYGEIGSPPTVPPYATLIFDIEMVSWYSIRDITGDGGILKKIMREGEGWATPKDADEVLVKYVASTEDGIIVSKSDEELEFSLTDGYLCPAMSKAVKTMRKDCSRYPGDAHCNNDITATNSKLTIDLELLSWKNVIDVMGDKKILKKVIKMGDGFDRPSEGSLAKVIYIGRKDDGTIFECKGTPEEPFEYICLEEQINEGLDRAVMTMRKGEQATVKVSSEFLHGTENGKWPPRASVLYEIMLINFAKEKSFWKMDTQEKLEACQSKKSDGNALFKAGRFELASKKYEKASKYIEFDHSFNDDEKSLASSLLSSCSLNNAACKLKLGKYFEASRLCTKVLEVDPCCVKALFRRSQSYLRTSDLEKAEADIKRALAIDPNNREVRLVYQELKDKKRQYFRQEAEIFTNILSSMG; encoded by the exons ATGGAAGCTGAAATTTGGTGTTTGCCGGAGGTAAAGATAGGAAATCATGGCTTGCGAAAGAGGGTTCTGCATAAAGGGAACTCATggaaaactccatttccaggAGATGAAGTTGAAG TTCGCTACACTCTGCGGCTGAAAGATGGTGAATTCTTCGATTCAAGTCATGACAAAGGAACTCCCTTTAAATTCAGATTAGGCCAAG GTGAAGTGATTAGAGGTTGGGATGAGGGGATTGCCACAATGAAGAAGGGTGAAAGAGCAATATTTACAGTACCACCAGAAATGGCTTATGGGGAAATTGGTTCCCCACCAACTGTTCCTCCATATGCTACACTGATTTTCGACATAGAGATGGTCTCCTGGTACTCAATCAGGGACATCACTGGAGATGGAGGAATTTTAAAGAAGATAATGAGGGAAGGTGAGGGGTGGGCTACTCCAAAAGATGCTGATGAAGTTCTAG TGAAGTATGTTGCAAGCACTGAAGATGGGATAATCGTTTCAAAATCAGATGAAGAATTAGAGTTTTCTCTAACAGATG GTTATCTATGTCCTGCCATGAGCAAAGCAGTGAAGACCATGAGAAAGG ACTGCTCCAGGTATCCAGGGGATGCTCATTGCAACAATGATATTACCGCAACCAATTCAAAGTTGACAATTGATCTCGAGCTGCTTTCTTGGAAAAATGTCATTGATGTCATGGGAGATAAGAAGATTCTTAAAAAGGTAATAAAAATGGGAGATGGGTTTGATCGTCCCAGTGAAGGATCACTGGCAAAAG TGATCTACATAGGTAGAAAGGATGATGGCACTATTTTTGAGTGTAAAGGAACTCCTGAAGAACCTTTTGAGTATATATGTTTAGAAG AACAGATAAATGAAGGTTTGGACAGGGCAGTGATGACAATGAGAAAGGGAGAACAAGCAACAGTGAAAGTCAGCTCAGAGTTCTTACATGGAacagaaaatggaaaatggcCTCCCAGAGCATCAGTTCTTTATGAGATCATGCTGATCAACTTTGCTAAG GAGAAATCATTTTGGAAGATGGACACACAAGAAAAGTTGGAAGCTTGTCAAAGTAAGAAGAGTGATGGGAATGCACTATTCAAAGCTGGGAGATTTGAACTTGCCTCGAAGAAGTATGAAA AGGCTTCAAAATACATTGAGTTTGATCACTCTTTCAATGATGATGAGAAGTCTTTAGCAAGTTCTTTACTGTCATCATGCAGTTTAAATAATGCTGCTTGCAAGCTAAAGCTTGGAAAATATTTCGAGGCTTCAAGGCTCTGCACAAAG GTTCTAGAAGTAGATCCATGCTGTGTAAAAGCTCTCTTTAGAAGGTCACAATCATACCTAAGAACATCTGATCTGGAAAAGGCTGAAGCTGATATCAAGCGAGCACTTGCAATAGATCCAAACAACAG AGAAGTGAGGCTCGTTTACCAGGAGCTGAAAGACAAGAAAAGGCAATATTTTCGGCAGGAAGCTGAAATTTTTACCAATATACTGTCAAGTATGGGATAG
- the LOC113695296 gene encoding 70 kDa peptidyl-prolyl isomerase isoform X4, with translation MEAEIWCLPEVKIGNHGLRKRVLHKGNSWKTPFPGDEVEVRYTLRLKDGEFFDSSHDKGTPFKFRLGQGEVIRGWDEGIATMKKGERAIFTVPPEMAYGEIGSPPTVPPYATLIFDIEMVSWYSIRDITGDGGILKKIMREGEGWATPKDADEVLVKYVASTEDGIIVSKSDEELEFSLTDGYLCPAMSKAVKTMRKGEKAELSVKFSYCSRYPGDAHCNNDITATNSKLTIDLELLSWKNVIDVMGDKKILKKVIKMGDGFDRPSEGSLAKVIYIGRKDDGTIFECKGTPEEPFEYICLEEQINEGLDRAVMTMRKGEQATVKVSSEFLHGTENGKWPPRASVLYEIMLINFAKEKSFWKMDTQEKLEACQSKKSDGNALFKAGRFELASKKYEKECNFHKDNSRRLHFSNRHMLHH, from the exons ATGGAAGCTGAAATTTGGTGTTTGCCGGAGGTAAAGATAGGAAATCATGGCTTGCGAAAGAGGGTTCTGCATAAAGGGAACTCATggaaaactccatttccaggAGATGAAGTTGAAG TTCGCTACACTCTGCGGCTGAAAGATGGTGAATTCTTCGATTCAAGTCATGACAAAGGAACTCCCTTTAAATTCAGATTAGGCCAAG GTGAAGTGATTAGAGGTTGGGATGAGGGGATTGCCACAATGAAGAAGGGTGAAAGAGCAATATTTACAGTACCACCAGAAATGGCTTATGGGGAAATTGGTTCCCCACCAACTGTTCCTCCATATGCTACACTGATTTTCGACATAGAGATGGTCTCCTGGTACTCAATCAGGGACATCACTGGAGATGGAGGAATTTTAAAGAAGATAATGAGGGAAGGTGAGGGGTGGGCTACTCCAAAAGATGCTGATGAAGTTCTAG TGAAGTATGTTGCAAGCACTGAAGATGGGATAATCGTTTCAAAATCAGATGAAGAATTAGAGTTTTCTCTAACAGATG GTTATCTATGTCCTGCCATGAGCAAAGCAGTGAAGACCATGAGAAAGGGTGAGAAAGCTGAGCTATCAGTGAAGTTCTCTT ACTGCTCCAGGTATCCAGGGGATGCTCATTGCAACAATGATATTACCGCAACCAATTCAAAGTTGACAATTGATCTCGAGCTGCTTTCTTGGAAAAATGTCATTGATGTCATGGGAGATAAGAAGATTCTTAAAAAGGTAATAAAAATGGGAGATGGGTTTGATCGTCCCAGTGAAGGATCACTGGCAAAAG TGATCTACATAGGTAGAAAGGATGATGGCACTATTTTTGAGTGTAAAGGAACTCCTGAAGAACCTTTTGAGTATATATGTTTAGAAG AACAGATAAATGAAGGTTTGGACAGGGCAGTGATGACAATGAGAAAGGGAGAACAAGCAACAGTGAAAGTCAGCTCAGAGTTCTTACATGGAacagaaaatggaaaatggcCTCCCAGAGCATCAGTTCTTTATGAGATCATGCTGATCAACTTTGCTAAG GAGAAATCATTTTGGAAGATGGACACACAAGAAAAGTTGGAAGCTTGTCAAAGTAAGAAGAGTGATGGGAATGCACTATTCAAAGCTGGGAGATTTGAACTTGCCTCGAAGAAGTATGAAAAGGAATGTAATTTTCATAAGGATAATAGCAGGCGCTTACATTTCTCTAATAGACATATGCTTCATCACtga